The following proteins come from a genomic window of Hevea brasiliensis isolate MT/VB/25A 57/8 unplaced genomic scaffold, ASM3005281v1 Scaf517, whole genome shotgun sequence:
- the LOC110671765 gene encoding uncharacterized protein LOC110671765 has product MACFKTLALAVLALALVLCARGTLGEIICEHLDQETCSYAISSTGKRCVLEKHVKRSGEESYTCRTSEIEADRLRNWIETDQCIKACGLDRKSLGISSDSLLESRFTQQLCSPQCYDSCPNIVDLYFNLAAGEGVFLPKLCESAQEGNARRGLMADIRSSGFVAPGPVHPVKYTIAPIVSPSLAPC; this is encoded by the exons ATGGCTTGCTTCAAGACCCTGGCACTGGCAGTCCTGGCTCTTGCCCTTGTTCTCTGTGCGCGAGGCACTCTAg GAGAAATAATATGTGAGCATCTcgaccaagagacatgttcttaCGCAATATCATCCACCGGCAAGCGCTGTGTGCTCGAGAAGCACGTCAAAAGAAGCGGAGAAGAATCATACACTTGCCGTACATCTGAAATTGAAGCCGATAGATTAAGGAACTGGATCGAAACTGACCAATGCATAAAAGCATGTGGTCTCGATAGAAAATCACTGGGAATCTCATCAGATTCTCTCCTTGAGTCTCGCTTCACACAGCAGCTCTGCTCTCCTCAGTGCTACGATAGCTGCCCCAACATCGTTGATCTTTACTTCAATCTCGCCGCTGGAGAAG GTGTATTTCTTCCAAAGCTTTGTGAGTCCGCACAAGAGGGAAATGCTCGTAGAGGATTGATGGCTGATATCCGGAGCTCTGGTTTTGTTGCACCAGGACCAGTTCATCCAGTGAAGTACACGATCGCCCCAATAGTCTCCCCATCACTGGCACCCTGTTAA